The sequence TCGACCTCGATGGCCGCCTACTGGCTGCTGCCGCGATTCGCCGCCTTCCGCACGGCTTTCCCGGCTGTCCCGCTGCGGATCCAGACCATCGACCGCGACGCCGATCCGGGCGAGGACGGGATCGACGTCGTGATCCGGCTCGGCGACGGCAAATGGCCGGACCACGACACCATCCCGCTGTGGGAGGAGCATGTGCATGCCGTGGCGAGCCCGGCCTATCTGGCCGAGCACGGCCCGCTGCGCGACGCTGATGACCTGAGCCGCTGTCAGCTGATCCATTACGAGGATGCGCTGCGCCGCCGCGCCACCTGGGGCGAGTGGTTCGCCGTGCTGGGCCTGCCTGCGCCCGGGCCGGCGCGGTCGCTGCGCGTCACCGACCATGCAGTGGCGCTGCAGGCGGCGATGGACGGGCAGGGGGTGACGCTGGGCTGGCGGCCGATCATCGACGATTTGATCCGGGCCGGCCGGCTGGCCGACGCCTTTCCCCGGCATCTCGACACCGGCCGGCGCTTCTACATCGTCACCATCCGCGGCGCGACGCTGCGCCGGCCGCTGTCACTGTTCTGCGAGTGGCTGGCCGGCCAGGCGGCCGCGGTGAAGGGGTGGTAAGAAGGCCTCAAGCCCCGAAGCGCAGCACCACCGAGAATCCCTCGGCCGGGTCCTGCCGGAACTCGACCCGGCCGCGATGGGCCTTCATCACCTCGGCGGCGATGGCCAGGCCCAGGCCGGTGCCGTCCTCCGAACCGGAATGGAACGGCTCCAGCGCCCGCGCCCGGTCGGCCTCCGCGATGCCCGGGCCGTCGTCGTTGATCTCGATCCAAGCGCCATTTGGCCAGGCGCCCTCCGCGCCGTCGCCGACGCGAACCAGCAGCCGGGTCTCGGCGCCATGCGCCAGGGCGTTGTGGATGATGTTGGACAGGGCCTCGCGCAGGCTGACGGCGTCGCCATCGACCATCACCGGCTCCTCCGGCGCCTCGAAGGCGATGCGCACGTCGCGGTCGAAGGACAGCGGCACCGACGCCGCCAGGACCGTCCGCGCCAGCTCCACCAGATCGACCGGAGCGAAGGCGCCGATCTCGCCGCGATGGATCACCATGGCGTGGTTCAGCAGCTGGTTGGTCAGCCGCCCCAGCTCCGCCGTGCGCTGCCGCACCCGCTCCATCTGCTGCTGGCGCCGGCCGGCCGATCTCTCGTGGCCCAGCAGCTCGACCTGGGCGTCCAGCGCGGCCAGCGGCGTGCGGATCTGGTGCGCGGCGTCGGCGATGAAGCGCTGCATCAGGCCGATGCGGCCGGCCAGCCGGCCCATGAACAGGTTGATCGACGACACCAGGGTGCGGATCTCGGTCGGCGTGGCGACGTCGAGCGGCTTGAGGTCGTCCGGCGCCCGGTCGGCCAGCGCCTTCTCGATCCGGATCAGCGGCGCCAGCGCCCAGCGCACCGCCACCGCGCCGGCCACCATGGTCAGCATCCCCATGGCCAGGACGATCAGCACCGCCTGGCGGGTCAGGGACCGGGCCAGGGCATCGCGGGCCCGGGTGGTCTGGGCCAGCACCACCGTGGCCCAGCCACCATCGCTGTCATCCATCCGGCGGCCCAGCACGGCGACCCGCACCGCCTCCCCCTGGAAGCTGCCATCCTCGACCACCACGCCGTGCCGGGCCTGCTGGGCCGCGGCGGGATCGAGCGCGAGGTCGGGATATCCCGCCACCACCACGCCGCGCGGGTCGACCACCTTGTAGTAGACGAGGTCGTAGGCGGAGAGGGAGGCGAAGGCCGCGACCGGCGGGTCCAGCGCCACCACCCCGCCCTGCATGAACACGTTCTCGGCCACCTGCACCGCGCCGCCGACCAGCAGGCGGTCATAGGCCTCGCCGGCCGCTAGCCGGGCGTAATGCGCGGCGGCGGCGATCACCCCGGCGGTGCCGAGGCAGACCACCACCGCGATGAAGGCGAGGATGCGGACATAGAGCGAGCCGCGGATCCGGTCAGCCGACGACAAGCTGATACCCGAGGCCGCGCAGCGTCCGGATCTCGACCGAGGATCCCGCCAGCTTGCGGCGGATCCGGGTCACGTACTGCTCCACCGCGTTTGGGCTCGGCTCCTGGTCGAAGCTGTAGATCTGGTCCAGCAGGTCGTCCTTGGAGACGATGCGGCCGGGCCGCGTCGCCAGGATCTCCAGCACCGTCAGCTCGCGCCGGGTCAGGTCCAGCGGCCGGCCTTGGACAGCGGCCAGCCGCGCCGCGCGGTCGATGGTGACGTCGCCGCAGGTCAGCACATTGCTGCTGTCGCCGGTCCGGCGGCGCAGCAGGGCGCGGGCCCGCGCCTCCAGCTCACGGTAGTCGAAGGGCTTGACCAGGTAGTCGTCGGCGCCGAGGTCGAGCGCGCCGACCCGGTCCTCGACGCCGGAGCGGGCGGTCAGCACCAGCACCGGGGTGGACCGGCGCCGCGCCCGCAGCTCCTTCAAGAGGGCGATGCCGTCGCGGCCCGGCAGCATGATGTCGAGCACCAGCAGGTCGTAATCCTGCACCCCGAGCATGTCTCCGGCCGCCTCGCCGTCGCGCTCCCAGTCGACCGCATGGCCCATGCGCTCAAGTCGGGCGACGATCGCCTCGCCGATATCCGCCGTGTCCTCGACCACCAGGATGCGCACGGGCTCTCCACTGTTCCGATTCCGAGTCAGGCTGGCGTCAGCTTGATGCGGAACACTCCCTGCAACGGCCCGCCGAAGCGGTGCCGCTGCCAGGGAGGATATATGGCCATCGTGCAATCGCCGCCAGCAGACGCGTTGCTCTCCGTCCGCCAGGTCACGCTGCAGTACAAGACCGACCAGGCGGTGGTCACCGCCACCCATCGCGTCGATTTCGACGTCCACCCCTCCGACCGTTTCATCCTGCTCGGGCCGTCCGGCTGCGGGAAGTCGACGCTGCTGAAGGCGATCGGCGGCTACATCGCGCCGACCGAGGGCGAGATCCGGCTGAAGGGCCGTGCGGTGTCCGAGCCCGGGCCGGACCGGATGATGGTGTTCCAGGAATTCGACCAACTGCTGCCCTGGAAGACGGTGCGCGAGAACGTCGCCTTCGCGCTGATCGCCAGCCGCCGCCTGGGCCCGGCCGAGGCGCGCGACCGCGCCGGCCACTACATCGAGAAGGTCGGCCTCGCCAAGTTCGCCGACAGCTACCCGCACATGCTGTCGGGCGGCATGAAGCAGCGCGTCGCCATCGCCCGCGGCATGGCGATGGAGCCGGACGTGCTGCTGATGGACGAGCCCTTCGCCGCGCTCGACGCCCTGACCCGCCGGCGCATGCAGGACGAGCTGCTGCAGCTGTGGGAGGACACGCGCTTCACCGTGCTGTTCGTCACCCATTCGATCGAGGAGGCGATCCGCATCGGCAACCGCATCCTGCTGCTGTCGCCGCATCCGGGGCAGGTGAAGGCCGAGCTGAACAGCATCGGCCGCGACGACTGGGGCACCGCCGCCCAGGGCGCGCTGGAGGCGCGCATCAACGACATGCTGTTCGTCCATTGAGGGCCGCCACCATGACCGACACGACCATTGCCGGGGGCGTCGCCTTCCGGCCCGAGATACTGCGCGACACGCCGAAGACCGACATCCCGCCGGTGGAAAAGGCGATCTCCCCGGTCGAGCGGGTCTATCGCTTAGGCTTCGTGCGCAAGACGCTGATCCTGCTGGTCTTGGCCCTGATCTGGGAGGGCTATGGCCGCTGGCTGGGCAACCCGCTGCTGTTCCCGTCCTTCACCGAGACGCTCGACGCGTTCCTGAGCAACATCGGCAACGGCGTGCTGCCGGCGCGGGCGGCGGCGTCGCTGCAGACGCTGGTGATCGGCTACGCCATCGGCATTGCGCTCGCGGCGGTGCTGACCACGGTCGCCATCGGCTCGCGCATCGGCGCCGACCTGCTGGAGACCCTGACCTCGATGTTCAACCCGTTGCCGGCGATCGCGCTCTTGCCGCTCGCCCTGATCTGGTTCGGGCTGGGACAGGGCAGCGTGATCTTCGTCCTGGTCCATTCGGTGCTGTGGGCGATCGCGCTGAACACCCATTCCGGCTTCCGCGCCGTATCCAACACGCTGCGCATGGTCGGGCTGAATTACGGGCTGCGGCGGCTGTCGCTGGTGCGGCACATCCTGATCCCGGCGGCGTTCCCGTCGATCCTGACCGGGCTGAAGGTCGGCTGGGCCTTCGCCTGGCGCACCCTGATCGCGGCCGAGCTGGTGTTCGGCGTCTCCTCCGGCTCCGGCGGCCTCGGCTGGTTCATCTACGAGAACCGCAACCAGCTGGAGACCGCGAACGTCTTCGCCGGCCTGTTCACCGTCATCCTCATCGGCCTGTTCGTCGAGAACGTGGTCTTCGCCACGATCGAGAAGAAGACCATCCGGCGCTGGGGCATGCAGCACTGACGATTTGTGCAACAACGGGCCGGATCGGCCGGCCCGGACAAGGGAGGACACCATGGGAATGATGAAGAGCTTCGCCGCGGCGGCGATCGCAACGGCGATCGGGCTCGGCCTCGCCGGCGCGGCGCGGGCCGAGGTCAGCGAGATCCGGGTCTCCAAGGGCTACGGCATCCTGTACCTGCCGCTGATCGTGATGCAGGACCAGAAGCTGTTCGAGAAGCAGGCCAAGGCGGCCGGCCTCGGCGACGTCGCGGTGAAATGGGTGATGCTCGACGGCGGCAACGTCATCAATGACGCGATGATGGCCGGCACGCTCGACTTCGCCGGCACCGGCGCGCCGGGCTTTATCACCCTCTGGGCTAAGGCCAAGGGCATCCCGAATGTCGAGGTCACCGGCATCAGCGGGCTCAGCTCGACCTCGCTCTGGCTCAACAGCAACAAGCCGGAGCTGACGTCGCTGGCCGATTTCGGGCCGGCGGACAAGATCGCCCTGCCGGGCATCAAGACCTCGCTGTCGGCCGTGGTGCTGCAGATGATGGCGGCCAAGCAGTTCGGCCGCGAGAACTTCGCCCAGCTCGACCCGATGACGGTCAGCCTGCCGCATCCCGACGCGCTGGCGGCGCTGACCTCGGGCCAGACCGAGGTGAAGGCGCATTTCACCTCGCCGCCCTTCTCCTATCTCGAGGTCAAGAACCCGGCTATCCACCGCGTCGCCAGTTCGGTCGACGTGATCGGCAACATCACGCTCGACGTCGTCTTCGCCCCGAAGCGCTTCGTCGACGCTAACCCGAAGACGGTGGACGCCTTCCTCGCCGCGCTCGACGAGGCCAACGCCTTCATCGCCGCGCACAAGCAGGAGACGGCGGAGATCTTCTCGCGCAGCTCGGCGGTGAAGATCTCGCCGGAGGAGGTGCTGGAGATCCTGAACGACCCGGACACCCGGTTCTCCACCACCCCGACCAAGGTGATGGACTTCGCCGACTTCATGCACCTGGCCGGCACCATCAAGGTGAAGCCGGCGAGCTGGACTGAGCTGTTCATCCCGCAGCTTGCAAGCCGGGCCGGGAGCTGACGGCGGGGGACTCCGGTCTCTTCGGGTAGAGACCTTTCCTGAAATCCCTATACCGTCATTGCTGTGCATGTTCATTAATTCGTTGATCGATGCCGGCGAGAAGGAGGCGGCATCGATGCGGGACAACAGCTACGACCGGACGATCGAGCGCAACTATCTGCAGAAGTGGCGCTTCCTGATCCCGGAATACGAGGCGGTGAAGGCCGGGACGTCACAGACGTTCCGGCGGGTCGGCGAGTTCTACCGGCATCACGGCACCTGCTCGCAGACCTTCCGCAAGTATTACAACCGCTATCTGCTCAGCGGCTCGGAGCAGGATCTGCTGCCGCAGCGGCGCGGACCGAAGTGGCGCGAGCGCCGCGACCCCGACGGCATCGAGGCCGAGATCCTGGCCTGCCGCCAGCGCGGCCTCAACCGCTACGAGATCCATGCCGTCTTGCGGGAGACGCGCCAGGATGTATCGTCCTTGCCGTCACCCTCCACCATCTACCGCAGGCTCAAGCAGCATGGCCTGAACCGCAAGACCAAGGCCATGGTCGAGACCAAGCGCAGGATCATCAAGACCATGCTCGGCGAGATGGGCCATGTCGACCTGCACCAGCTGCCCCGCGACATGTTCCTGCAGCCGCCCGCCAAGCCGGCCTACCTCGTCTGCCTGATCGACGCCTGCTCCCGCCTGGCCTGGGCCGAGATCCTCGCCAGCAAGAAGGCCCTGCCGGTGATGTTCCGCACCCTGAAGATGATCAACACCCTCAACGCCAACTACGGCCTGCAGTTCAAGGACATCCTCACCGACAACGGCGCCGAGTTCGCCTCCCGGCAACACCCCGAAGACCACCCCTTCGAGGCCATGCTCCTCGAGCTCGGCATCAACCACCGCTACACCAGGCCCTACCGGCCCCAGACCAACGGCAAGGCCGAACGCTTCTGGCGCACCCTCAACGACGACCTGATCGACGGCGCCACCTTCGACCACCTCGAACACTTCTCCAACGAGCTGTTCGAATACCTCGTCTACTACAACGCCTTCAGGCCTCACCAAGCCCTCGATGGCCTTACCCCAAAGGCCTTCGCTCTCACCAAAACCCAACCCAACCGATCAGCGAATTCCTGAACCTCTACAATTGCGAGCGTAGCGAAGCAGTCCAGGGCCAGCGCGAACCGGCCCCTGGATTGCTTCGTCGGCTTCGCCTTCTCGCGATGACGGTGAAGGGGGACCGCGCCGCCAGGCACCCTTCCGCCGACCATGTCCGAAAACCGCGAGCGCGATCGCTCCGGACGTGACATGGTCGGGGTATGGAAACGCTCGACCCCGAAGCCTGCTACCGCGCCCTGGTGACCCGCGACCCGCGGTTCGACGGGCGCATCTTCGTCGGCGTGACTTCCACCGGAATCTATTGCCGCCCGGTGTGCCCGGCCCGCACGGCGAAGTTCGAGCACTGCCGGTTCTACGCCTCCGCCGCCGCGGCGCAGGAGGCCGGGTTCCGGCCCTGCCTGCGCTGCCGGCCGGAAACGGCGCCCGACCTCGCCTCCTGGCGCGGCACCTCCAACACCGTGTCGCGCGCGCTGGCGCTGATCGCCGATGGCGGGCTGGACGGGGAGGCGGGGGTGGAGGCGCTGGCCGACCGCCTCGGCGTCGGCGGCCGCCAGCTGCGCCGGCTGTTCAAGCAGCATCTCGGCGCCACGCCGGTCGCCGTGGCCCAGACCCGGCGCGTGCTGTTCGCCAAGCAGATGATCCAGGAGACGCGGATGCCGATGGCCGAGGTGGCAATGGCCGCCGGCTTCGGCAGCGTCCGCCGCTTCAACGAGACCTTCCACGACCTGTTCCGCCGCCCGCCCAGCGCGCTTCGCCGCCGGGCCTGGGCCGGGCTGCCGGTCGATTCGGTCGCCGCCGGCGGGGTGACGCTGCGGCTGCGCTACCGCCCGCCCTATGACTGGCCGGCGATGCTGGCCTATCTGCGGGCCCGCGCCATCGAGGGGGTGGAGCAGGTCGCAGGCGAGGTCTACCGCCGCAGCGTCGCCGAGGGCGAGGAGATCGGCACCGTCGAGGTCCGGCACGAGCCGGCGCGCGACAACCTGGCGGTGCTGGTGCGCTTCCCCTCGGTGCGCGCCCTGCCGGGCATCCTGGCCCGGGTGCGGCGGGTGTTCGACGTCGGCGCCGACATCGAGACGATCGGCGCCCATCTGTCGCAGGATCCGTTCCTGGCGCCGCTGGTGGCGCAGCGGCCGGGCCTGCGCGCCCCCGGCGGCTGGGACGGGTTCGAGCTGGCGGTGCGCGCCGTGCTGGGCCAGCAGGTCACGGTGGTCGCGGCCCGGCAGCTGGCCGGCCGGCTGGTGTCGATCTGCGGCGCCGAGGTGCCCGAGGCGGCGCGGCTGAACCCCGCTTTGTCCCGTGCCTTCCCATCGCCGCAGCGCGTGGCGGCGGCCGATCTCGGCGCGCTGGGCATGCCGGGGTCGCGCCGGGCGACGCTGACCGCGCTGGCCGAGGCCGCGATCGCCGACCCGCATCTGTTCCGCCCCTTCGGCACGGTGGAGGAGGCGATCGCAAGGCTGCGCCGCATCCGCGGCATCGGCGACTGGACCGCCCAATACATCGCCCTGCGCGCGCTGCGCGAGCCCGACGCCTTCCCGGCCAGCGACATCGGCCTGCTGCGCGGCGCCGCCGACGGCGCCGGGGGGCGGCCGACCCCCGCCGACCTGCTGCAGCGGGCCGAGCCCTGGCGGCCCTGGCGCGCCTATGCCGCCCAGCATCTCTGGGCCGCCGATGCCGGGCCTGTGGCGAAGGTCGCGGGGGCGAAGCATGGCTGAGGCGCTGGTCTTCGACCGCCTGCCGAGCCCGCTCGGCGAGCTGCTGGTCGTCGCCGACGATGCCGGCCGGCTGCGCGCCATCGACTGGTGCGAGGAGGAACGGCTGCGCGCCCGCCTGGCCCGCAGCCTCGGTGGCGACGACTTCACGCTGGCGCCGCAGCGCAACCCGGCCGGCCTGACCGCGGCGCTGGAGGCGTATTTCGCCGGCGACCTCGCGGCGATCGACGCGCTGCCGGTCGAGGCCGCCGGCACGCCGTTCCAGCGCGCGGTGTGGGCGGCGCTGCGCGGCATCGCCTGCGGCACCACCGTGTCCTATGGCGAGATCGCCCGGCGGATCGGCCAGCCGGGCGCCATGCGCGCCGTCGGCCTCGCCAACAATGCCAACCCGATCCCGATCGTCGTGCCTTGCCACCGCGTGATCGGTGCCGACGGGTCGCTGGTCGGCTTCGGCGGCGGCCTCGACCGCAAGCGCTGGCTGCTGAACCACGAAGGCGCCGGCAGCAGGCAGCTGTCGCTCGCCATCTGAATCGAACCTGGGAGAGGAAAGCTCATGACCGACACCCGTCAGGCCGAGTCCCTGCAGCAGTTCCGCCGCCTGCACCAGGACGGCATCCTGCTGCTCGCCAACGCCTGGGACGCCGGCAGCGCCCGGCTGATCGAGAGTCTCGGCGCCAAAGCGATCGCCACCACCAGCGCCGGCGTCGCCTGGGCGCATGGTTATCCGGACGGCGACGCGCTGCCGCTCGACCTGCTGGTCGCCACCACGGCCGACATCGCCCGCATCATCCGGGTGCCGCTGACTGTCGACGCCGAGGGCGGGTACAGCGACGATCCGGCCGCGGTCGGGGAGGCGGTGGCCCGGCTGATCGGCGCCGGCGCCGCCGGCATCAACCTCGAGGACGGGGCGGGGACGCCGGACCTGCTCTGCGCCAAGATCGAGGCGATCAAGCGCGCCGCCGCCCGCAGCGGGCAGGACGTGTTCGTCAACGCCCGCACCGACGTCTATCTCCGTGGCCTGGCGCCGGAGGGCGGCAAGGTGGCGGAGGTGCTGGCCCGGGCCGAGCGCTACCGCGCCGCCGGCGCCGACGGTATTTTCGCGCCGGGAGTTACGAGGCCCGAAGAGGTCCAGGCGATCGCAGCCGCGGCGCCGCTGCCGCTGAACGTGATGGCGCGCCCCGGCCTGCCCGGCGCGGCCGAGCTCGCCGCCCTCGGCGTCCGCCGCCTCAGCGCCGGCTCCGGCATCAGCCAGACGGTGTTCGCCCGGATCGCCGAGCTGGCGAAGTCGTTCCTGCAGGACGGCGTGTCCGATCCGCTAGTTTCCGGCGCGATGCCGTATCCGGAGATCAACGCGCTGATGGCGGAGAGGTGAGGGGAGCGGGTGGTCAAACCCCGGTTTGGCCGCCGCCGAGCCGGGCCACCAGACTGTCCAGGCTGGGCTCGAACCAGATCTCGTTGCCGCGATTGGCCTCCCGCACCCAGTCGCGCAGGGCAGCGCTGGCGGCGAGATGCTGCGAGATGTCGCCGATCACGGCCAGCTTCAGCCGGTAGTTGACGGCCTTCTGGGCGAATTCGCCGGCGACACCGGTACGGAGCTGGAAGAAGGCCGGTCCGAGGCGTGCGGCCGGCACGGCGATCACCGAGGCGCCGGCGGACAGCGCCTCGCCGATCAGGTCGGCGGCGCGCTGCGGGCTGTCGATCGCCGGCCCGCTCGCGTCGCAGGACAGGATCGTCTCGTCGCCGCTGTGCAGCAGTTCGGTCATCGGTCGGTTCCGGGTTGTTGGCGAGGCCAGCGGCGGCGCTTTCTGCCTCGTCGGGAATGTTCAGCTCGCCTCGTGCATGAAGCCGCGCGAACCCCATTTCGCCTTCTTCTCGAGCCACTTCCGCGGCTGCCATCCGAGCTTCATGACCGCCTCTCGGGATCTGATCACGAATCTGCTCAACTCTACCCAATGCCTTGGCAGAGCGACAACCATCGGGACCTCCGATAACCCTATCGGTTTCTTCCGTTTCGTCCATTCGCGCCGGCCTGCGATCCCTGGACCATCGCTGATCCGAACGGAGGCATGGCAGGTCATGGATATCGCGAAAGGAAGGATCCTGATCGTGGGCGGCGGCTCCGGAATGGGGCTGGCGCTGGCGCGGCGGTGTCTCGGCGCCGGTGCCGAGGTCATCATCGCCGGGCGCAGCGAGGCCAAGCTGAAGCAGGCCCGCGAGGATCTGGGGCAGGCGTCGTCGCTGGAGACGGTCGCAGTCGATATCGCGCGGGAGGAGCAGGTGGCCGATCTGTTCCGGCGGACCGGTCCTCTCGACCACATCGTCAGCACCGCCGCCGATATCGAAGGCGCCTATGAGCTGCTGCCGGCGATCGACCTGAAGGCCGCTCAGAGGGTGATGGACAGCAAGGTCTACGGGCCGCTTCTGCTCGCCAAATACGGCGCGCCCATGCTGCCGGCCTGGGGATCCATCACCTTCACCTCCGGCATCGCCGCCTATCGGCCCTCGGCCCGCGGTTCGGTGGTCGCAGCCGTCAACGCGGCGCTGGAAGGGCTGGTCCGGGCTCTGGCGGTCGAACTGGCGCCGATCCGGGTCAATGCCGTCTCGCCCGGCTGGGTCGACACGCCGATCTGGGCCCATGTCGCCGGCGACGAGAAGGAGGAGAGGCTGAGCGCGATGGCAAAGCGGTTGCCTGTCGGCCGGGTCGGGCGGCCGGACGATATCGCCGATGCCATCGGCTTCATGATGGGCAACGGCTTCACCACGGGGACGATACTGCATGTCGAGGGCGGCCACCGGCTGATCTGACCGGCGCTAACCCATCCCCCAACGCGGCCAGCAACAGCCTCAGCGCCGGCGGCTGGACACGCCGGCGGCGCCAGATCGCGGCGAGCGATGCCGACCGGGCCGGCCCGGGCCAGGGTATCTCGACGATCTCGTCGCGATCGAGCGCATCGCCGGCCGCGAGGCGCGGAATGAAGGCAAGCCCCACGCCAGCCGCGACGAGCCGCGCGATCGCGCCGATGCTGCCGACCTCGGCGGCGGGCTTCGGCGCGGCGAAGCCCGCCGCGGCAAACGCCGTGTCGAGCATGCGGCGATAGATGCACCCGGTCTCGGTGGCCACGAAGCGCGCGGCGGCCAGGGCGGCCATATCAGCCGGTGTCGTGTCGGGCGGCTGTCCGGGAGGACCGATCAGAACCAGCGGCTCCATCGATACCGTCCGGCTGGCGAAGCGCTCGTCGAGGCCGCCTTTGTCGAAACAGAAGGCGACGTCGATCCCGCCATCCTCCAGCATCCGCAGCAGCTCGCCGCTGCCTGCGACCTTCAGCCTGAGATCGATGTCGGGATGGTCGCTGCGAAAGCCCGACAACCATCGCGGCAGCTTGGCTGCGGCAATCGTCTCCAGCGCGCCGATCGTCAGCGGTCCGACCGTCTGCCCGCCCGCGGCGTTCACCGCGGCTCGGGCTTCGTCGGCCAACGCCAGGATATCCTCGGCATAGGATTTCAGCGTCTCGCCTGCCGGCGTCAATTCCAGGCCCAGCCTGGAACGCGTGAACAGGCTCGTGCCCAACTCGGTTTCGAGGGACTGGATCTGATCGCTCACGCTCGACTGCGCGAGATGGACCTCCTCGGCTGCGCGGGTGACGTTGCGATGGCGGGCCACCGCGAGGAATGTCCTGAGCAACCTGGGATGCACGAAGCGCCCTCTTCGCACAAGCGGCAGGGATGGCGGAAGGGGTGGGATTCGAACCCACGGTGACGTCGCCGCCACGCCGGTTTTCAAGACCGGTGCCTTAAACCGCTCGGCCACCCTTCCGGACCGGCCGCACCATACGGATTTGCCCCGCCGGTTTCAAATCGCTTCGCATCGGTCGGGCCGTCCGAGCGCGCGGGCAACATCCGACAATTGAAATCGTGAGTTGTCGCTTTTTGCTGCGAACCGAAGCGGTTACGGGCCCCGCTGTCGAACCGATCTGCACGCTAATACAACCTATGAGGGCATACAGAAATACCCAGAAATACTGGGTGCAAACCGACGGATAGGACCGGTTGCCGTACAGCCATCCAGCACATGCTCAGATATGCCGGAGCGGGACGGGACGATTATGCTGGACCATTGACCGGATGTTGTGACATACGGGTTTGCATGACTGCCGAACCGATCCCGACCCGGTCCGGACGCCGTTCTTTTTGCGTGAAATTCAGCCGCACGAAGTCGGATCGTCTCCCGGGGCTCGCCGTCGTTGCAGCCATCGGCGTGGCGCTGGCCGCCACCGGATGCGCTCCCTCCCAGCCGGGAAAGGGGAGCATCGCCGAACGGCCCGTTCTCTCGCGACCCGCTGATCCGGGTGTCGTGGCCATCAACGGCGTGCGCTACGTGGCGCGCACCGATCGCGATTCGGTGCAGGTCGGCACCGCCACCTGGTACGGCCCGGGCTTCCCCGGCCGCAAGACCGCCAGCGGCGAACGCTTCGACAGCGGCCTGGTCACCGCCGCCCATCGCACCCTGCCGATGCCGAGCCTGGTCAAGGTCACCAACCTCGACAACGGCCGGACCCTGATCGTCAGGATCAACGACCGCGGTCCGTTCGTGCGGTCGAAGATCATCGACATGTCCGCCCGCGGAGCGGAACTGCTGGGCTTCCGCGGCAACGGCTCGGCCCGGGTCAAGATCCAGGTGCTGGAGGAGGAGAGCCGCTTCCAGGCGCTGCAGCAGCAGCGGGACCAGGCGCGGAAGAACCAGGTCGCCTCGGCCGGCAAGGATGTCGATCTCCCGGACGCGCGCTACATCGCCGTGCCGCCAGCGCCGCCGGTGCCCGACCGGGTGCCGGAGATCGTCGGCAGCGTCGATGACGATGCCGATCCGAAGCCGTCCGGTCTGTTCGTCGCAGCCGCCAAGGCCACCCGGCCGCAGCAGGTGGCCTCGCTGTCCGACGCCCTGCGCCGCTTCGGCCCGGTCTCGACCGCCGCCGCCGCAGGCGCGATCGAGCTGCGCATCGGACCCTTCATCGACCCCAAGGCCGCATCGACCGCCTTGAAGCAGATCGCCGCCGCGGGCTATTCCGGAGCACGCGTCGTCGCCGAGTGACCCCTGTCGGTTCGCGGCGGGACGAGGCCGCAACCGGGGACGGATC comes from Inquilinus sp. Marseille-Q2685 and encodes:
- a CDS encoding LysR family transcriptional regulator, with translation MAATSPWVRIPPLPPSLPLVRRGRFVHPRLLRTFLAVARHRNVTRAAEEVHLAQSSVSDQIQSLETELGTSLFTRSRLGLELTPAGETLKSYAEDILALADEARAAVNAAGGQTVGPLTIGALETIAAAKLPRWLSGFRSDHPDIDLRLKVAGSGELLRMLEDGGIDVAFCFDKGGLDERFASRTVSMEPLVLIGPPGQPPDTTPADMAALAAARFVATETGCIYRRMLDTAFAAAGFAAPKPAAEVGSIGAIARLVAAGVGLAFIPRLAAGDALDRDEIVEIPWPGPARSASLAAIWRRRRVQPPALRLLLAALGDGLAPVRSAGGRPRHAVSSPW
- a CDS encoding AlkA N-terminal domain-containing protein, with product METLDPEACYRALVTRDPRFDGRIFVGVTSTGIYCRPVCPARTAKFEHCRFYASAAAAQEAGFRPCLRCRPETAPDLASWRGTSNTVSRALALIADGGLDGEAGVEALADRLGVGGRQLRRLFKQHLGATPVAVAQTRRVLFAKQMIQETRMPMAEVAMAAGFGSVRRFNETFHDLFRRPPSALRRRAWAGLPVDSVAAGGVTLRLRYRPPYDWPAMLAYLRARAIEGVEQVAGEVYRRSVAEGEEIGTVEVRHEPARDNLAVLVRFPSVRALPGILARVRRVFDVGADIETIGAHLSQDPFLAPLVAQRPGLRAPGGWDGFELAVRAVLGQQVTVVAARQLAGRLVSICGAEVPEAARLNPALSRAFPSPQRVAAADLGALGMPGSRRATLTALAEAAIADPHLFRPFGTVEEAIARLRRIRGIGDWTAQYIALRALREPDAFPASDIGLLRGAADGAGGRPTPADLLQRAEPWRPWRAYAAQHLWAADAGPVAKVAGAKHG
- a CDS encoding DUF4180 domain-containing protein codes for the protein MTELLHSGDETILSCDASGPAIDSPQRAADLIGEALSAGASVIAVPAARLGPAFFQLRTGVAGEFAQKAVNYRLKLAVIGDISQHLAASAALRDWVREANRGNEIWFEPSLDSLVARLGGGQTGV
- a CDS encoding SDR family oxidoreductase; translation: MKPREPHFAFFSSHFRGCHPSFMTASRDLITNLLNSTQCLGRATTIGTSDNPIGFFRFVHSRRPAIPGPSLIRTEAWQVMDIAKGRILIVGGGSGMGLALARRCLGAGAEVIIAGRSEAKLKQAREDLGQASSLETVAVDIAREEQVADLFRRTGPLDHIVSTAADIEGAYELLPAIDLKAAQRVMDSKVYGPLLLAKYGAPMLPAWGSITFTSGIAAYRPSARGSVVAAVNAALEGLVRALAVELAPIRVNAVSPGWVDTPIWAHVAGDEKEERLSAMAKRLPVGRVGRPDDIADAIGFMMGNGFTTGTILHVEGGHRLI
- a CDS encoding methylated-DNA--[protein]-cysteine S-methyltransferase, yielding MAEALVFDRLPSPLGELLVVADDAGRLRAIDWCEEERLRARLARSLGGDDFTLAPQRNPAGLTAALEAYFAGDLAAIDALPVEAAGTPFQRAVWAALRGIACGTTVSYGEIARRIGQPGAMRAVGLANNANPIPIVVPCHRVIGADGSLVGFGGGLDRKRWLLNHEGAGSRQLSLAI
- a CDS encoding isocitrate lyase/phosphoenolpyruvate mutase family protein, producing the protein MTDTRQAESLQQFRRLHQDGILLLANAWDAGSARLIESLGAKAIATTSAGVAWAHGYPDGDALPLDLLVATTADIARIIRVPLTVDAEGGYSDDPAAVGEAVARLIGAGAAGINLEDGAGTPDLLCAKIEAIKRAAARSGQDVFVNARTDVYLRGLAPEGGKVAEVLARAERYRAAGADGIFAPGVTRPEEVQAIAAAAPLPLNVMARPGLPGAAELAALGVRRLSAGSGISQTVFARIAELAKSFLQDGVSDPLVSGAMPYPEINALMAER
- a CDS encoding septal ring lytic transglycosylase RlpA family protein produces the protein MAINGVRYVARTDRDSVQVGTATWYGPGFPGRKTASGERFDSGLVTAAHRTLPMPSLVKVTNLDNGRTLIVRINDRGPFVRSKIIDMSARGAELLGFRGNGSARVKIQVLEEESRFQALQQQRDQARKNQVASAGKDVDLPDARYIAVPPAPPVPDRVPEIVGSVDDDADPKPSGLFVAAAKATRPQQVASLSDALRRFGPVSTAAAAGAIELRIGPFIDPKAASTALKQIAAAGYSGARVVAE